DNA sequence from the Bdellovibrionota bacterium genome:
GACCGAGAGGTGCGCGGATAGGTATGGCTGATGTCGGGAGCGCAAGACACAGGACTTGATCCGTCATCGAAATCGACCATGCACGTCGCGAGGTTGCCGTCCGGATCGGACGCCGAAGCTTGGAATATCACTCCCCTTACGGTCTCCGCTCGGCGGGCGGAAAAATACGCCACCGGGGGCCTATTGCCATCGAGGGATGCGACGCTGATGGCTTGCGGAACGCTGGTGGAACCGCCGAAGCCGTCGCTAGCTTCGAAGCGCGCCGTGTATGAGCCCGCAGCCTCATAAATGTGATTGCTCGGACAGACGTTCGCGTGGCCGGAACCATCGCCAAAATCGATATCCAAAAACACGGGATCGCCGTCCGGATCGGTGATCGAGCAGGAAAATGAAACGGAAAGAGGCGCGTAGCCGCTGGACGGATCGGCCGCCATGGAAATAACCGGAGATCGGTTCAGTTCGTCAGTCTGTCCGTTGCAGTTGTTGTCTTTGTGGTCGTTGATTTCCGCCGCCCCCGGATAAACGGTCAAGTCGTCGTTGTTGCAATCGATTTCCGCGTTGACGCATCCCGCATTGATCGGGGAACCGAACCCGTCTCCGTCCAGATCCGCGCAGACCGCAAACTCGTCTGGGCCGATATCTATCCCGGATCCCATCGGACGCGGTTCCTCATCGATGTCGTCAGCCGGCATTAGCCCCGCATCGCCATTGTCGATGGCTACGCTGCCCGCTTGAAGATGGAAATCCAATAACGCAGGGTCGGTGAAAAGGGGGTTTTGAATGAACAAATTCCGATTGTCGACTATGCCGCTGCCGAGGACGCCCACATTATTGTTCCCGTTCCCAAATGAAACGTTGTTTCGAAACATGACGGTATTCGAGCCCGAGTAATAAAGAGCGAATCCGTAGCCCGTATTATTTACGGCGATATTATTAAAGACCCGTACTCGCTGACTGTCCGAACCCACAAGAAACCCCTCGTACCTTCGCGTACCATAGGCAACGTTATTGTAGACCTGGCAATCGTCGCAGTCCGGATAGATGAGAAACCCATGGATCAAGCTGGCGACCGAAATATTGTTTCGTACTATGGCCCCAGGGGCCGAGACATGGAAATTTCGATCATCGGCGCTGCCGTTGCGAACCACCAAATTCTTCTCGAAAACCACGCCGGGGACTCTAGCCGTTTCATTGAGCGAGATTCCGTCTCCACAGCGTGTCATGGAACTTGGGCAGCGCGTTCCATTGTCATGCACGTAATTCCGGCGCACGTTCACGTAGCCGCTGGTCGCTCTTATTCTGATGCCGGTTCCCGCCGAATCTCGTACTTCGAATCCGTCGAATATAATGTGTTGTCCTCCAATCGAGACCCCTTGCCCGCCGCTTTCACCCGCTCCGGCAGGCCCTACAATTGCGGCTGCGAGGGGAGGGTACGACTGGATCGTGATCGGAAGGCCCGCCGCTCCACTATTGGAGATTTTGAGCGTAGCCGTCGACCCCGGTGCCGGAAGATAAGTTCCACCTTCGACCAACACCGTGTCTCCCGGGCCGGCTTGGTTGACGCCGGCTTGGATCGAGCAAAACGGAGTCGCCTCGGACCCGTCCCCGTTATCCGAACAGTTCCGTCCGGACACATTGCTGACGAACCACGTAGAAGCGAACGCTACTGTGGAATTGCCTAGAACCAGGCTAAGGATAATAGCCAAGCGCACAATGGCCGGGCGGTTGAGGGTTTGAATGAGCATGAATTTCCTTTTGAAGGCATAATGCGATGCATAACTCGTTCCCCTTATAGGATATATAATTTCAATGGCTTAGCTTGGAGAAGCTATGAAAGGTTTTGTAAGTTCCGCAAATTTTTCACGATTCGGCAGTCGAGACTACCGAATCTTGTAAGACAGTCAGTTCGCGCGCATCGGATCACCGGTAATCTCCCGTCAGAGAGAAGGCCGCCCAATAACTGGGGTGGGGATAGTAGTCTTTGACCAGAAGCTGGGCCTGGCGGAGCGATTCGGCTTTCGAGGCGCCGGCGTAGTTCCGATAAAAGTGTTTCACGAGGACGGCGGTCGAGACATCGCTGACGCGCCATAGACTGGAGAGAATCGAATGCGTTCCGGCATAGAGAAACGAACGGTTGAGGCCGATCAGTTCGTTCCCCCCTTCAATCTTGGCCAGCCCCGTCTGACAGGCCGACAACGTGACGAGATCCGCGTTGAGTTTGAGACCGAAAATGTCTTCGGCCCGAAGATCGCCGCCCGAATCTTTGGACGGAGCCAGCTTGATCGCCGAGAAGAGCGGGTTGACCGGGTCGAACTCCCCGTGGGAGGCGAGATGGATGACATTATACCGTCCGATGTTGGCGGCCACCCACCGTTCGGTGGCCTTCTCGCGCATGAGGACGTCGATATTGGGGAAGCTTCGTCCGATCGATCCGACCTCCTTTTCGGCGAACGGCAGGTTCAGCGCGGGATTCCCGAGATCTGGATTCCCGACGGCGAGGACACGGACGTCGTTCTTATCCACCGGTTTTTCGACTCGCGTGTAACGAAGGACGCTGGCGCTCGGCGTGTAAAAGATAGGGACCCGATCGACGACATACCGGCTCCCATCGAACAGGGACGCAAAGGCTAGATAATGAAGGCTTCCATACGGAGATATGCCGACGAACCGTTTTCCTTCCAGAGCTTTTTCAACCGGTCTCCAAAGCTGACGATAAAGTTCCTCGGACTCCTTAAGCAACGGTTTCTGCTCCTGCATCAATTTGGAATAGGCGA
Encoded proteins:
- a CDS encoding PKD domain-containing protein codes for the protein MLIQTLNRPAIVRLAIILSLVLGNSTVAFASTWFVSNVSGRNCSDNGDGSEATPFCSIQAGVNQAGPGDTVLVEGGTYLPAPGSTATLKISNSGAAGLPITIQSYPPLAAAIVGPAGAGESGGQGVSIGGQHIIFDGFEVRDSAGTGIRIRATSGYVNVRRNYVHDNGTRCPSSMTRCGDGISLNETARVPGVVFEKNLVVRNGSADDRNFHVSAPGAIVRNNISVASLIHGFLIYPDCDDCQVYNNVAYGTRRYEGFLVGSDSQRVRVFNNIAVNNTGYGFALYYSGSNTVMFRNNVSFGNGNNNVGVLGSGIVDNRNLFIQNPLFTDPALLDFHLQAGSVAIDNGDAGLMPADDIDEEPRPMGSGIDIGPDEFAVCADLDGDGFGSPINAGCVNAEIDCNNDDLTVYPGAAEINDHKDNNCNGQTDELNRSPVISMAADPSSGYAPLSVSFSCSITDPDGDPVFLDIDFGDGSGHANVCPSNHIYEAAGSYTARFEASDGFGGSTSVPQAISVASLDGNRPPVAYFSARRAETVRGVIFQASASDPDGNLATCMVDFDDGSSPVSCAPDISHTYPRTSRSLYGKYLACAVATDTLGLEAHSCLEIKVIGKFVVRIKVYKKDQMRADLDIEVEDQDDNNDDDVDDLEDRTLISTFQFNGTDTIRDSLSAAYGITSTSPLFAKIESGSESVEFSLKLDPSGNVVLLSASNPAAIIIEQDTQQNVGVNSKAAGCGRIDGKSGFSLIILFLVGFLGYLRELWSRRSRQHRHRLQSPL